A section of the Veillonella criceti genome encodes:
- the rpiB gene encoding ribose 5-phosphate isomerase B, whose amino-acid sequence MKVAIGADHGGVHLKASIKAVLDELNVAYTDFGTDSEASVDYPDIAGPVAKAVAAGEYDRGILICGTGIGIGIAANKVAGIRAALCHDTFSAHASREHNNANILTMGERVIGPGLAADIVKIWLTTEFEGGRHERRVAKIAELEA is encoded by the coding sequence ATGAAAGTAGCCATTGGCGCAGATCATGGTGGAGTTCATTTAAAAGCTTCCATAAAAGCTGTATTGGATGAACTTAACGTGGCCTATACTGACTTTGGAACCGATTCTGAAGCATCAGTGGATTATCCAGACATTGCTGGCCCTGTGGCTAAAGCAGTGGCTGCTGGCGAATATGATCGAGGTATTTTGATTTGTGGAACCGGTATCGGCATTGGCATTGCAGCTAATAAGGTAGCTGGCATTCGAGCCGCACTTTGCCATGATACCTTTTCAGCCCATGCTTCACGGGAACACAATAATGCCAACATTTTAACGATGGGCGAACGTGTAATTGGCCCAGGTCTTGCGGCCGATATTGTTAAAATTTGGTTAACAACTGAATTTGAAGGAGGCCGTCATGAACGACGCGTCGCCAAAATTGCTGAATTAGAGGCTTAA
- a CDS encoding low molecular weight protein arginine phosphatase: MNILFVCTGNTCRSPMAEGLMRVMAEKANKEVVTLSAGLFTAPGGRVSPYAEIAVKDVVDISEHQSRPLNKALMEAADLVLGLSSDHKNVLLRQFPEMKDKIMTLGEWAGTNEEVADPFGGTQEEYDACATQIKMLIEKGLAKLD; this comes from the coding sequence ATGAATATTTTATTTGTTTGTACAGGCAATACTTGTCGCAGTCCTATGGCAGAAGGTTTAATGCGTGTTATGGCTGAAAAGGCGAATAAAGAGGTTGTGACTTTATCCGCTGGACTATTTACGGCACCAGGTGGTCGCGTTTCACCCTATGCAGAAATAGCAGTAAAAGATGTAGTAGATATTTCTGAACATCAATCACGTCCTCTTAATAAGGCTCTTATGGAAGCGGCTGATTTAGTATTGGGTTTATCTTCTGATCATAAGAATGTGTTACTTCGTCAATTTCCTGAAATGAAAGATAAAATTATGACATTAGGCGAATGGGCCGGAACGAATGAAGAGGTGGCTGATCCATTTGGCGGTACTCAAGAAGAATATGATGCCTGTGCTACTCAGATTAAAATGTTAATTGAAAAAGGACTAGCTAAGCTTGATTAA
- a CDS encoding carboxymuconolactone decarboxylase family protein yields the protein MQVSDSEMVTTSGKVVPKQTVGRKVLGEFAPTFAHLNDDVLFGEVWSRDLELPAKQRSIITITSLVSQGLNGDALKAHLQIGKQNGITKEEIAEILTHVAFYAGWPKVWGAFPLAQEVWSDKEVWSDK from the coding sequence ATGCAGGTTTCAGATTCAGAAATGGTGACTACTTCAGGAAAAGTAGTTCCTAAACAAACGGTTGGTCGTAAAGTATTAGGTGAATTTGCGCCCACCTTTGCTCATTTGAATGATGATGTATTATTTGGGGAAGTATGGAGTCGTGATTTAGAATTACCAGCTAAACAACGTTCTATTATTACCATTACGTCTTTAGTTTCACAAGGCCTAAACGGGGATGCTTTAAAAGCTCATTTACAAATAGGAAAACAAAATGGTATTACTAAGGAAGAAATTGCTGAAATTCTAACTCATGTTGCCTTCTATGCAGGTTGGCCAAAAGTATGGGGCGCCTTTCCTTTAGCACAGGAAGTATGGAGTGATAAAGAAGTATGGAGTGATAAATAA
- a CDS encoding L-threonylcarbamoyladenylate synthase codes for MVAETKVYKNLDATAIADLGKRLRDGQLVAIPTETVYGLGANGLDEVAMSRIYEAKGRPSDNPLILHVPNQASVEPLVKEISPTAKKLMDAFWPGPLTIIMPKSDRVPLRATGGLDSVAIRCPKHEICRAILEAAGVPIAAPSANISGRPSPTTADAVYHDMNGRIEAIADAGPCEVGVESTIVECGDDSVTILRPGGVTDAMLRQVVSAVNFDEALTAPDVTPKAPGMKYKHYAPDGEMTTYVGVPKLISEAMIEAMKAIQESYNTLLKESVAKGHSETIQPLRFGFFINEEVAQFLDIYLAELSVPFEFVIYGNAADYRGLAHSLYAALLSFNEAGVTHIFATGVPRQGLGRAIMNRMDKASGYKIVTAVPKR; via the coding sequence ATGGTAGCAGAAACTAAAGTGTATAAAAATTTAGATGCTACAGCAATTGCTGATTTAGGGAAACGGTTACGAGACGGGCAATTGGTGGCGATTCCTACAGAAACTGTATATGGCTTGGGTGCTAATGGATTGGATGAAGTGGCCATGTCACGTATTTATGAGGCAAAAGGACGCCCTTCTGATAATCCACTTATTTTGCATGTGCCCAATCAGGCTAGTGTGGAACCACTAGTTAAAGAAATTTCACCGACTGCTAAAAAGTTAATGGATGCCTTTTGGCCAGGCCCGTTAACGATTATTATGCCTAAATCTGATAGGGTGCCATTACGGGCTACAGGTGGCCTTGACAGTGTAGCAATTCGTTGTCCTAAGCATGAAATTTGTCGGGCTATTTTAGAAGCAGCTGGCGTTCCCATAGCGGCACCGAGTGCGAATATTTCAGGACGTCCCAGTCCGACTACAGCAGACGCCGTATATCATGATATGAATGGGCGAATTGAAGCCATTGCTGATGCGGGGCCTTGTGAGGTGGGCGTTGAGTCTACTATTGTAGAGTGTGGTGATGATAGTGTGACGATTTTACGTCCCGGTGGTGTTACTGATGCTATGTTACGTCAAGTTGTGAGTGCTGTGAATTTTGATGAAGCTTTAACCGCTCCTGATGTAACGCCTAAAGCACCAGGTATGAAATATAAACACTATGCGCCAGATGGAGAAATGACAACTTATGTCGGTGTTCCTAAGCTAATTAGTGAAGCTATGATTGAAGCGATGAAGGCGATTCAAGAATCCTACAACACATTGCTAAAAGAGTCAGTTGCTAAGGGGCATTCTGAAACGATACAGCCATTGCGCTTTGGTTTTTTTATCAATGAAGAAGTGGCTCAATTTTTAGATATTTATTTAGCAGAGCTTTCCGTACCTTTTGAGTTTGTTATTTATGGTAATGCTGCTGATTATCGTGGGTTAGCGCATTCTTTATATGCGGCGTTACTTTCGTTCAATGAAGCTGGTGTGACCCATATTTTTGCTACTGGCGTGCCGCGTCAAGGGTTGGGCCGTGCTATTATGAATCGCATGGACAAGGCTAGTGGTTATAAGATTGTGACAGCAGTTCCTAAACGATAA
- a CDS encoding PepSY domain-containing protein, which translates to MKMNKSLKVLAVSLVAAGSFSFAQASGEITLEQATELALAKVPGANTSHVYKAHPDWENGRKVYEGKIFFNGVEYEFEIDAATGQITEWDIDRD; encoded by the coding sequence ATGAAAATGAATAAGTCTTTAAAAGTATTGGCCGTATCTTTGGTAGCAGCGGGTTCGTTTTCGTTTGCACAAGCTAGTGGTGAAATTACATTAGAACAAGCAACTGAACTTGCATTAGCGAAAGTGCCAGGTGCTAACACATCTCATGTATATAAAGCACATCCAGATTGGGAGAATGGCCGCAAAGTATATGAAGGTAAAATCTTTTTCAATGGTGTAGAATATGAATTTGAAATTGATGCAGCTACGGGTCAAATCACTGAATGGGATATTGATCGTGACTAA
- the glyA gene encoding serine hydroxymethyltransferase, which yields MSILKSQDPELKQCIDLELSRQRNKLEMIASENFVSEAVMEAQGSVLTNKYAEGYSGKRYYGGCEYVDMVEDLAIARAKKLFGADHVNVQPHSGSQANFGVYFALLKPGDTIMGMNLSHGGHLTHGSPVNVSGTYFNIVPYGVNAETQQIDYDEMRNIALEAKPKMIIGGGSAYSRIIDFKKMADIAHEVGAILMVDMAHFAGLVAAGLHPNPVEYADVVTTTTHKTLRGPRGGMILCKEKYAKAIDKAIFPGIQGGPLMHVIAAKAVAFGEALQPAFKEYAQQVVKNAKVLAAALEKEGFLIVSGGTDTHVMLVDVRSCGLTGKVAEFLLDEVGITCNKNTIPFDPESPFVTSGIRLGTPALTTRGLKEADMEEIASIIALVLKNSEDKAKHEEAAKRVAALCAKYPMYPNL from the coding sequence ATGAGCATTCTTAAAAGTCAAGATCCAGAGTTAAAACAATGTATTGATTTAGAGTTGAGCCGTCAACGCAATAAATTAGAAATGATTGCATCTGAAAACTTCGTATCAGAAGCAGTTATGGAGGCGCAAGGCAGTGTATTAACTAACAAATATGCAGAAGGTTATTCTGGTAAACGCTATTATGGTGGCTGTGAATATGTTGATATGGTAGAGGATTTAGCTATTGCACGGGCTAAGAAATTATTTGGTGCCGATCATGTAAACGTACAACCTCATTCTGGTTCGCAAGCTAACTTTGGGGTATATTTTGCTTTATTAAAACCAGGTGATACTATTATGGGGATGAATTTATCCCATGGTGGTCATTTGACTCATGGTTCACCGGTAAACGTATCGGGTACATATTTTAATATTGTTCCTTACGGTGTTAATGCTGAAACGCAACAAATTGATTATGATGAAATGCGTAACATTGCATTAGAAGCTAAACCAAAAATGATTATTGGCGGTGGTAGTGCGTATTCTCGTATTATTGACTTCAAAAAAATGGCAGATATTGCTCATGAAGTGGGTGCTATTTTGATGGTAGATATGGCGCATTTCGCTGGCCTTGTAGCAGCTGGTTTACATCCAAATCCAGTAGAATATGCTGATGTAGTAACAACGACGACTCACAAAACCTTACGTGGTCCACGTGGTGGTATGATTCTTTGCAAAGAAAAATATGCTAAAGCCATTGATAAAGCTATTTTCCCTGGTATCCAAGGTGGTCCTTTGATGCATGTTATTGCAGCTAAAGCGGTAGCTTTTGGCGAAGCGTTGCAACCAGCTTTCAAAGAGTATGCACAGCAAGTTGTTAAAAATGCTAAGGTATTAGCAGCAGCTCTTGAAAAAGAAGGTTTCTTAATTGTTTCTGGCGGTACAGATACACATGTAATGTTAGTGGACGTTCGTAGCTGTGGTTTAACAGGTAAAGTTGCTGAATTCTTGCTTGATGAAGTAGGGATTACTTGCAATAAAAATACAATTCCATTTGATCCAGAAAGTCCATTTGTAACAAGTGGTATCCGCTTAGGGACACCAGCATTAACCACTCGTGGTTTAAAAGAAGCTGATATGGAAGAAATTGCATCGATTATTGCCTTAGTTCTTAAAAATTCAGAAGATAAAGCAAAACACGAAGAAGCTGCCAAACGCGTGGCTGCTCTTTGTGCAAAATATCCTATGTATCCTAATCTTTAA
- a CDS encoding sugar-binding transcriptional regulator — translation MKDLSEVYQRIAPELMRIVEERYILLNHISYAQPIGRRMLATLSKLSERVVRSHVEIMKDNGLIGFTQQGMILTEEGKELLPQLNSSMHELNKISELEAKLKEVLNIDEVIITNGGSETDMDRKELGFQAAKALQGILQNGSVLAVSGGSTMATMAEALPAKKCQATIIPARGGIGERVEYQANVIASVIADKIGSTYKMLHLPDGLSQEALNILMTMEPQIKEVIELSHQTDILVFGIGEALHMAEQRHITDAQRTILRTKRAVGEALGYYCDVGGNIVYTTNNVGIALTDIANIPHVIAVAGGASKAKAIIGVMRACGKGTLIIDESAAESMAALLSIS, via the coding sequence ATGAAAGATTTATCAGAGGTGTATCAACGAATAGCCCCAGAGTTAATGCGAATTGTTGAAGAGCGCTATATACTGCTGAATCACATATCATATGCTCAACCTATTGGACGTCGTATGTTAGCGACCCTAAGTAAGTTATCTGAACGCGTTGTGCGATCACACGTGGAGATTATGAAAGATAATGGTCTCATTGGTTTCACACAGCAAGGGATGATTCTCACTGAGGAAGGGAAAGAACTATTACCTCAATTAAATTCATCTATGCATGAGTTGAATAAAATTAGCGAACTAGAAGCTAAGTTAAAAGAAGTGCTCAACATAGATGAAGTCATTATTACGAATGGTGGTAGTGAAACTGACATGGATCGCAAGGAACTAGGGTTTCAAGCGGCTAAAGCGTTACAAGGGATTTTGCAAAATGGAAGTGTCCTAGCTGTAAGTGGCGGTAGCACAATGGCAACTATGGCGGAAGCGTTGCCAGCTAAAAAATGTCAAGCTACTATAATTCCAGCTCGTGGCGGGATTGGAGAGCGAGTAGAATATCAAGCAAATGTTATTGCATCAGTGATTGCTGATAAAATTGGCAGTACATACAAGATGTTACATTTACCGGATGGACTCTCGCAAGAAGCTCTTAACATTCTTATGACGATGGAACCACAAATTAAAGAAGTGATAGAGCTATCACATCAAACCGATATTTTAGTATTCGGAATTGGTGAAGCTTTGCATATGGCAGAGCAACGTCATATAACCGATGCACAACGCACGATTTTGCGTACTAAACGTGCCGTAGGTGAAGCCCTTGGTTATTATTGTGATGTTGGTGGTAATATAGTGTATACTACGAATAATGTAGGTATTGCTTTGACGGATATTGCCAACATTCCCCACGTAATTGCTGTGGCTGGTGGTGCTAGTAAAGCAAAAGCGATTATTGGTGTTATGCGGGCTTGTGGCAAAGGTACACTGATTATTGATGAAAGTGCAGCAGAATCAATGGCTGCCTTATTGAGTATTAGCTAG
- the upp gene encoding uracil phosphoribosyltransferase, translating into MNVNVMTHPLIQHKVTLIRNVETGSKDFRELLEEITLLMGYEITRDLPLEDVEVQTPLVKAIGKQIAGKKLGIIPILRAGLGMVNGLLELMPMAKVGHVGLYRDPETLKPVEYYCKLPSDLAGRRIIVTDPMLATGGSASAAITLLKEKGARDIQLMCLVAAPQGVETVNKEHPDVRIYVAALDEDLNEHGYILPGLGDAGDRIFGTK; encoded by the coding sequence ATGAATGTTAATGTAATGACTCATCCCTTGATTCAACATAAAGTCACTTTAATCCGTAATGTAGAAACAGGATCTAAAGATTTCCGTGAATTATTGGAAGAAATTACACTACTAATGGGTTACGAAATTACTCGTGACTTGCCTTTGGAAGATGTAGAAGTACAGACTCCATTAGTAAAAGCAATTGGTAAACAAATCGCCGGTAAGAAATTAGGGATTATTCCTATCTTGCGTGCTGGTTTAGGCATGGTGAATGGCCTGTTAGAATTAATGCCAATGGCTAAAGTTGGTCATGTAGGCTTATATCGTGATCCTGAAACATTAAAACCAGTTGAATATTACTGCAAATTGCCTTCAGACTTGGCAGGTCGTCGTATTATTGTTACTGATCCAATGTTAGCTACTGGTGGTAGTGCATCAGCAGCGATTACCCTTTTAAAAGAAAAAGGGGCTCGTGATATTCAGTTGATGTGTCTTGTAGCAGCACCACAAGGGGTAGAAACAGTTAATAAAGAACATCCTGATGTGCGCATTTATGTGGCCGCTCTCGATGAAGACTTAAATGAACATGGCTACATTTTGCCAGGCCTTGGTGATGCTGGTGACCGTATTTTTGGTACAAAGTAA